A genomic window from Yarrowia lipolytica chromosome 1D, complete sequence includes:
- a CDS encoding uncharacterized protein (Compare to YALI0D06611g, no similarity, similar to Saccharomyces cerevisiae YIL002W-A; ancestral locus Anc_7.141) — protein MTTENDPNAGSGSRTDPNSGAAEPTSETDFYTTYKDLTEAEKQADDLERKLKELDEKMDAILESQDLKDLQQFIEQNKSTFDSMQKDVDDLSQQVDETDLGEVKEAGEKANDGDKAEDGKVDSTAGQEE, from the coding sequence ATGACGACGGAAAATGACCCTAACGCCGGCTCCGGCTCCCGCACGGACCCCAACTCAGGTGCTGCCGAACCCACCTCCGAGACGGACTTCTACACCACGTACAAGGATCTGACGGAGGCGGAGAAACAGGCGGACGACCTGGAAcgcaagctcaaggagctggacgagaagatggaTGCGATCCTCGAGTCGCAGGACCTCAAAGATCTGCAGCAGTTCATTGAGCAGAACAAGTCGACCTTTGACTCGATGCAGAAGGATGTGGACGACCTGTCCCAGCAGGTCGACGAGACGGACTTGGGGGAGGTCAAAGAGGCAGGGGAGAAGGCGAACGATGGAGACAAGGCGGAGGATGGTAAAGTTGATTCGACCGCTGGGCAGGAAGAGTAG
- a CDS encoding uncharacterized protein (Compare to YALI0D06589g, similar to uniprot|P33767 Saccharomyces cerevisiae YEL002c WBP1 Dolichyl-diphosphooligosaccharide--protein glycosyltransferase beta subunit precursor, similar to Saccharomyces cerevisiae WBP1 (YEL002C); ancestral locus Anc_7.140), which translates to MANNERRKKNAPMGKRIGHVIRRGPFHQIIRPFRQNRNLQVSPFSRVWTRFEFHLSSGHDTNSTALHNTSPTMLFVRTLVLAMAGLVAAKPPVEARTAVIVDKNTDLAQYSQFFDDAEHLLDTVTVIDVKDKSFDLFTYGYQAYDMVILFPPQVKSLGPALTSRKLLEFFNKGGHILSITSPEHTPESIRDFAQEMGISMAPKFHKLVDHFGETGPNHDSLTLDTVNSVISSAENVVYSGSAAYLSNNPQLVPLLTAPSTSYVYDYKEDEEDEENAGTMGTPWITGSQGFPAVGFQGKNNARFAWVGGDIMTNEQYTAHPGNRQFMKDVVEWVSVAKNVISPEYIRHNLAATPDVLNEKIYKVNEDITYSVALTEWDNVKEDWVPFIADDVQIEFTMLNPYYRLTLEQTGTTNFSAIYSTTFKIPDQHGVFTFNLDYKRPGYTFIEEKTRATIRHTANDEWPRSWEITNSWVYLTSAVMVVIAWFLFVVFYLFVGKADKEAVHKQ; encoded by the exons ATGGCGAACAACGAACGGCGAAAAAAGAACGCGCCAATGGGCAAAAGAATAGGTCATGTGATACGACGCGGCCCATTTCACCAGATTATTCGCCCATTTCGCCAAAATCGAAACCTCCAGGTGTCCCCCTTCTCACGTGTCTGGACCCGATTTGAGTTCCACTTGTCTTCTGGACACGACACTAACTCGACCGCACTACACAacacatctccaacaatgCTTTTCGTGAGGACTCTTGTGCTGGCCATGGCCGGGCTGGTGGCGGCCAAGCCGCCCGTGGAGGCCCGAACTGCAGTCATTGTCGACAAAAACACCGATCTCGCGCAGTACTCGCAGTTTTTCGACGACGCCGAACATCTGCTCGACACGGTCACCGTGATCGACGTTAAGGACAAGTCGTTTGATCTGTTCACGTACGGGTACCAGGCGTACGACATGGTCATTCTGTTTCCTCCCCAGGTCAAGT CTCTCGGGCCGGCCCTGACGTCCCGAAAACTCCTCGAGTTCTTCAACAAGGGCGGCCACATTCTGTCCATCACCTCCCCCGAACACACTCCCGAGTCCATCCGGGACTTTGCTCAGGAGATGGGCATCAGCATGGCCCCCAAGTTCCACAAGCTGGTGGACCATTTCGGTGAGACCGGCCCCAACCACGACTCTCTGACCCTGGACACCGTCAATTCGGTCATCAGCAGTGCTGAGAACGTGGTCTACTCCGGCTCGGCTGCCTACCTCAGCAACAACCCCCAGCTGGTTCCCCTGCTGACCGCACCCTCCACCTCTTACGTCTACGActacaaggaggacgaggaggacgaggagaatgCAGGCACCATGGGCACTCCCTGGATCACCGGCTCGCAGGGCTTCCCCGCTGTGGGCTTCCAGGGCAAGAACAATGCACGGTTTGCCTGGGTCGGCGGTGATATCATGACCAACGAGCAGTACACCGCACACCCCGGCAACCGACAGTTCATGAAGGACGTGGTTGAGTGGGTGTCTGTGGCCAAGAATGTCATCTCGCCCGAGTACATTCGACACAACCTCGCCGCCACCCCCGACGTGCTCAACGAAAAGATCTACAAGGTCAACGAGGACATCACCTACTCCGTGGCACTCACTGAGTGGGACAATGTCAAGGAGGACTGGGTGCCGTTCATTGCCGACGACGTGCAGATCGAGTTCACCATGCTGAACCCCTACTACCGGCTGACGCTCGAGCAGACCGGCACCACCAACTTCAGTGCCATctactccaccaccttcaaAATTCCCGACCAGCACGGTGTCTTCACCTTCAACCTGGATTACAAGCGTCCCGGTTACACCTTcattgaggagaagacccGGGCAACCATCCGACACACTGCCAACGACGAGTGGCCCCGAAGTTGGGAGATTACCAACTCGTGGGTGTACCTCACGTCTGCAGTCATGGTGGTGATTGCGTGGTTTTTGTTTGTCGTCTTTTACCTGTTTGTAGGTAAGGCTGACAAGGAGGCTGTTCACAAGCAGTAG
- a CDS encoding uncharacterized protein (Compare to YALI0D06578g, similar to Saccharomyces cerevisiae GIM4 (YEL003W); ancestral locus Anc_7.139,gnl|GLV|YALI0D06578g [Yarrowia lipolytica] similar to uniprot|P40005 Saccharomyces cerevisiae YEL003w GIM4 tubulin folding prefoldin subunit 2), with amino-acid sequence MSKGPNANADFQNQYNAFKESLQQLSRKIGEIEGESEEHKLVLETLQPMADDRKCFRMIGGVIVEKNVKDVQKDLETNFEQLKKVTDQLMQQYAKVQKEMKDWQVKNNVKVVQQ; translated from the exons ATGTCAAAGGGACCCAACGCCAACGCGGACTTCCAGAACCAGTACAACGCCTTCAAGGAGTcgctgcagcagctcagcAGAAAGATTGGCGAGATCGAGGGCGAAAGCGAGGAGCACAA acTCGTTCTCGAAACGCTGCAACCCATGGCCGACGACCGAAAATGCTTCCGTATGATCGGCGGCGTCATTGTGGAGAAAAACGTCAAGGACGTGCAGAAGGACCTGGAGACCAACTTTGAGCAGCTAAAAAAGGTGACGGACCAGCTCATGCAGCAGTACGCTAAGGTCCAGAAGGAAATGAAGGACTGGCAGGTCAAGAACAACGTCAAGGTTGTTCAGCAGTAG
- a CDS encoding uncharacterized protein (Compare to YALI0D06567g, similar to uniprot|Q8X0K0 Neurospora crassa Related to microfibril-associated protein) produces MAIKRHFVGRPKDVSDSDSGSDSGSDSGSDSGSGSGSENELQKDREVQEEVVPPVNRNVHVAQARPPKPARSSVPQAQTSHAVVDRIVGEQRGQRKPVQGYETLERRPDDEESGESGSEEEEASEESGSESESEDDVPKTFVRPKFIPKSKRGAGVSTKVPKIMGKDDSTKTLEYIEKRIRAEQEAQRALYEEENAAEFGGVDDTDDQDVEKELEDWKAREKARLDRDRQELISREEALAREDRKEEAGEQNEPSGDGSNHWEARGDDKKGKPKGAFYQEQDILKRDLSGPLQDDYVDKTNVPQSLLGKNVGQKGRIMHKSLKEQDTSRKRQR; encoded by the coding sequence aTGGCCATCAAACGGCACTTTGTGGGCCGGCCAAAGGACGTcagcgacagcgacagTGGCAGCGACAGTGGCAGCGACAGTGGCAGCGACAGCGGTAGCGGTAGCGGCAGCGAAAACGAACTTCAGAAGGATCGCGAAGTTCAGGAAGAGGTGGTTCCTCCGGTTAACAGAAATGTTCATGTGGCACAAGCAAGGCCTCCAAAGCCCGCGAGATCGTCGGTTCCTCAGGCGCAAACAAGTCACGCGGTTGTGGACCGCATAGTCGGTGAGCAGCGGGGCCAGCGCAAACCGGTCCAGGGATATGAAACGCTAGAGAGGAGGCCAGATGACGAAGAGAGTGGTGAGAGTGGAtccgaggaagaagaggccTCGGAAGAGAGTGGATCTGAATCCGAGTCGGAAGACGACGTGCCCAAGACGTTTGTTCGACCGAAATTCATCCCCAAGAGCAAACGCGGAGCGGGGGTTTCTACAAAAGTGCCCAAGATTATGGGGAAGGATGACTCGACCAAAACGCTGGAGTACATTGAGAAGCGGATCAGGGCCGAGCAAGAGGCCCAGAGAGCGTTGTACGAAGAGGAGAATGCCGCCGAGTTTGGCGGGGTGGACGATACGGACGATCaggacgtggagaaggagctggaggactGGAAAGCTCGAGAAAAGGCCCGTCTGGATCGAGATAGACAGGAGCTCATTTCCCGGGAAGAGGCTCTTGCACGGGAGGATCGCAAGGAGGAAGCGGGGGAGCAAAATGAGCCCTCTGGAGATGGTAGTAACCATTGGGAAGCCCGCGGGGACGACAAGAAAGGCAAACCCAAGGGAGCTTTCTACCAGGAACAGGACATTCTCAAACGAGACCTCTCTGGACCGTTGCAGGATGATTATGTGGATAAGACCAATGTTCCTCAGAGTCTGCTGGGCAAGAATGTCGGTCAGAAGGGACGAATCATGCACAAGAGTTTGAAGGAACAGGATACCAGCAGGAAGAGACAGAGGTGA
- a CDS encoding uncharacterized protein (Compare to YALI0D06633g, no similarity) translates to MKFSTTTLALLSALVAADFDPNQPFGLQAIKDGSDIDFASLSIVNGALYINNKGSFFQLKDGAIASATGQKLDFSKQGPVKTDDSGSQVKINSDYSVEIDGKKLKACSYQVGWAVEVDSDCQGGQEFQLRAVQAGSSQGEGDGQSQDQSQDQTQDQTQSQSQSQSQSQSQPSATGSSGDGSDSSGSGSGSDSGSGAGSGSGSPSDPSSVSSPQQSPSAGDSGSGSGSGSGTAAGIGAAGAAGAGSGSGSGSGPGSGSGSNGSGTGSSHPCAQCPGWNGQPPQSGGANGGNASPGNPNNGNANSTSNTPPAQANPASVKSTASGLVAAALALCLLF, encoded by the coding sequence ATGAagttctccaccaccactctggCTCTACTTTCGGCTCTAGTTGCCGCCGACTTTGACCCTAACCAGCCCTTTGGTCTGcaggccatcaaggacgGCTCCGACATTGACTTTGCGTCGCTATCCATCGTCAACGGCGCCCTCTATATCAACAACAAGGGCTCTTTTTTCCAGCTCAAAGATGGAGCCATTGCCAGTGCCACGGGCCAGAAACTCGACTTTAGCAAGCAGGGTCCGGTCAAGACGGACGACTCCGGCTCTCAGGTGAAAATCAACTCCGACTATTCGGTCGAAATCGACGGCAAAAAGCTCAAGGCGTGCTCGTACCAGGTCGGCTGGGCGGTTGAGGTCGATTCGGACTGCCAGGGCGGCCAGGAGTTCCAATTACGAGCTGTTCAGGCGGGTTCGAGTCAGGGAGAGGGAGACGGCCAGTCTCAGGATCAGTCTCAGGATCAGACACAGGATCAGACTCAGTCTCAGTCTCAGTCTCAGTCTCAGTCTCAGTCTCAGCCTTCTGCCACAGGTAGTTCTGGCGACGGATCCGACAGTtcaggctctggctctggctctgactctggctctggcgctggctctggctctggctctcctTCAGACCCTTCTTccgtctcttctcctcagcAATCTCCTTCAGCTGGAGACTCGGGTTCTGGCTCAGGTTCGGGCTCGggaactgctgctggcattggagctgctggagctgctggagctggttCAGGCTCGggttctggttctggtcctggttctggttctgggtCAAACGGCTCTGGAACCGGCTCCTCCCACCCCTGCGCCCAATGCCCCGGATGGAACGGACAGCCTCCTCAGAGCGGAGGAGCAAACGGCGGAAACGCCAGCCCCGGCAACCCCAACAATGGCAACGCCAACAGTACCTCAAACACCCCTCCCGCTCAGGCCAACCCGGCTTCTGTCAAGTCCACAGCCTCAGgtcttgttgctgctgccctCGCCCtttgtcttcttttctAG